The DNA window CAGAATGGCCTTTAATTTTATCAATCGGACTGATTTCCTCTGTTTGGGCATCTCTCAGAATCACACCAGCAGCCTCAGTTGCATCTGTCTTTTTTTCTAAACTAACTGGGCACTCAGGGAAGCTTTGTTCACTCTTCTTTCTTTCACCCAGCTCAGTCTCTTTCATCCGGTTCACCATCACTGCTGCAGCTAGAACCTGCAGAACAACTGCTTCTGCCTTATTCTCCCATTGCACTGTAAGTTCCGGAGAGATGCATCCAACATCCTTCTCACCAGCATAGCTACTTCTTTCCATTTTGTCCATTACTTTGGCATCTGTGGGAATTGTTCCCTTTATGGCATCTGTCTCCTTCACCAGATGCTCCAAGGAAGCACATTCAGTGCTTTGCTTTTCATCAGTGAAACTTATTTCTTTGTCATCAATCTCTGCTAAAATGGAAGTGTGCACTTCATCCCTTCCTGCCTTGGCATCCTGTTTAACTGGAGAATCCAAGGAAGGCCATttacctttcttcttcttctccccaGCACTAGTCACTTTGATTCTATCACCCTCCTTCACTGAAGTGAAAGCTGGTACACCAGCCTCTTCACCTTCCAGGTTGACTGAATGCTCAGAATGGCtgtgtttatttttctcccttttgtcACCTGTGCTGGACTCTTTGTTGGTGCCCTCCAAAACCACTCCAGGAGGCAGTGGCACCTTACTTCCATCATCCTTTCTGGGATACTCTGCAAAGATACTGGCAAGCCCTTGATTTTTTTCTATAGAACAAGCTTTGCTAACTCTGTCAACACCAACTGCTCTAGACTGAGTGTAGGGTGTGAACAAGTCCACCTTATTATCCCAAAGCATTTGATGCTCAGAGGagaaatttttaatattttgattttcatctACAAGACCCATTTCTTCCATTTGGTACTCCAGATCAGTTACTATGGGAGGCTGTAATTTGCTTTTGTCAGTCTTACTCTCCAGAAGAACTGGCTGTTCAGAGGCATTTTtagtctttttgttttttccatcatTACCCCTCTTTTTACACTTATTAGGCACCAGTGCTGGACTGGGATCTATCATCGTTCGATGTTCTAAAATAGTAAATCCAGCCTCTTTGTTTTTATCAGTGGAAGTTACAGCTTCAGTTTTGTCGATTATCTCATCAGCACCACCGGGAAGGGTGGCTGCATCTACTTTAGTCTCCAAAAGAAATGGCTTCTCCAAACCAACATCAGCCTTTGTGTTGTTCTCATTATTCTCTTTTAGTTTTCCTGTCACCAATGGTGTAATGGGCGTTTGTATTTTAGCTGCATCTGTTATATCCTCTAACAGATGCTCCAAAGTAGTAAATTGAGTCTCCTTGCCTTTATCAGTGGAGTGAGTTTCTTTAATTTTATCAGCCTCCTCGACTACTGCAGGAAGTTTAACGGAGTCTGTCTTTGCCTCCAAGACAGCAAGGTGTTCAGAACTATTTTCAATCTTTTCGCTTTTCCCATCATTACATCTCTTCTTAGGTTTGTCCGCCACCAGTTCTGTAATGGGAATGTGTGCCTTAGCTGTATCTGTTATATCCTCCAAGAGGTGATCTGAAGTAATAAAATCAGTCTCCTTGCCTTTATCAGAGGAATGAGTTTCTTTAGTTTTGAAGAGTGTTTTGGACTTTGCTGTGTCCATTTCATAATCTGAGGGAACAAGTTGCTCAAAGAAACTTTTTTCATTACTTTCCTTTATTTTAGGTTTTTCTGTTATCAGTTTCATAGTGGGAACTTGTACCTTGGTTGTATCTGTCAAATTATCCAGTTGAAGCCCTGTTGTAGTAAAAATAGGCTCCTTGCCTATATCAGCAAAAcccatttctttaattttttcagCCTTTTCCACTACAGTAGgaagtttgtgtgtgtctgtcttagTTTCCAGAAGAAAATGTTGCTCAAAAGAAATTTTTTCGGCTTTTTTGCCTTTCCTGTCACTGCCCTTCTTTTTAGGTTTGTCAGTCATCAGTGCTCTACTGGAATCTGTAGTAAATTCAGTCTCTATGCTTTTATCCATCAAACTATCTTCTTTTGTTTTGCTGATTGTCTCAGCACTAGCAGAAAGTTTGGCCGCATCTGTCTGAGTCTCCAAAAGAAGTGGCTGTTCTGAAATACTGAATTCAGCCTTTTCACTTTTCATACCATTTTTAGGTTCTTCCGTTACTAGTGTTGTAATGGGACCTTGTACCTTCACTGTAGCTGTTGCACCCTCCAACAGATGTTCTGCAATAGTAAAATCAGTCTCTTTACCTTtatcagtgaaaaatatttttttagttttgtcATCCTTCTGCATTACAGCAGGAAGACTGCTTGTGTCTTCCTTAACCTCCAGAAAAAATGGCTGCTGGAAATAACTTTTTTCagcctttttgttttttccatcacTAGTCCTTTTCTTAGGCTTGTCTGCCACCTTTGCAGTACTGGGACCTGTCATATTCTCCAATGAATGCTCTGCAATAGCAAAGCCAGTCTCTTTGTCTTTATCAGTAAAGATTATTTCTTTAGTTTTGTCGGCCGTCTCAGCTACAGAAGGAAGTTTGTTTGGGTCTCTCTCAGCCTCCAGAAGAACTGGCTGCTCAGAGGaatttttaacctttttgttCTTCCCATCACTACCCCTCTTTTTAGGTTTGTCTGTAACCAGTGCCATGTTGGGATCTGTCACAGTTGGATGATCCAATGCAGTGAATCCAGTCTGTTTGCTTTCATCAGTAAAATCTATGTTAGCTATGTCAGCTGTCTCAGCAGGAGCAGGAAGTTTGGCTGTATCTGTCTTAGTCTCCAAAAGAAATGGCTGCTCTGAAAAACTGAAGTCAGCCTTTTTGTTTTTCCCAGCAATGCCCTCTTTTGGTTTGTCCGAGACCAATGTTAGAAGGGGTAATTTAGTAATATCTGTTGCAGTTTCCAGTGGAGGCTCTGAAGTAACAGAGCCAGTCTCTTGGCTTTTATCAAAGGAATCTGTTTCTTTAGATTTGTCGAGACTCTTTGCTACAGCAGGAAGATTGGTTGTATCTATCTTAATCTCTAAAACAGCAGGCTGCTTGGAGATACCATTTTCAGTCTTTCTGCTTTTTTTATCACTACCTCTTTTCTTTGGTTTCTCTCCCACCAATGCCCCACTGGGAGTTTGAACTTCACTTGGAACGGTCTCATCTGCTGCTACACGTTTGGGAGATACACACTTAATCTCTTTATTTTCATCAATAAGGCTAATTTCTACAGGTTTGGCCTCCAGAGGAGTTTCCACTTTGTTTAGGTTGATGCCTTTTGAAAGAGATGCTTTAAGGTCTGAATGTTTACACTCaatctttttgcttttttcaacaaaatttaTTTCTATAGGCTTGGTTTGTGTCAGTGCTGATGCAGGATCCCGCATCTTAGTGTGTTCTGCCTTGCATTCTAGCTTCTCCAAGGGTAcctgtttggttttgcttttagACTGCAACCAACTGTCATCTTTCATTCCTCCCAGTTTCATGACTTCTCCAGCTTTTGCATCCAACAAAAATTTAAATGGTCCTTCAGTTTTCAGGCTCTGCTGGCCTGCTGCGGGACTTGAGATAATATTTTGATCGTCTAAGAGGTGGCTTTCAGTTCCTACCTTAGCATCCCTTGGTACATTTGAAGTTCCCTTCCTCTGGCCCTCTCTTGAGGGAGTAGAGTGCTCTTTGACACCTTCAGCAGGCAAGACAAAGGGGATGTCTGGCTTTTGCATTTCAGCAGCAAAGAGCGGAACTTTGGGAGCTTTAGAAACTCCTACATTTTCATCCCCCAACTCCATTGTTCTTGGATGGTGGTTTCTCTTTTGTTTcggtttcttcttcttcttcttcacaaTCACTGGAGAACCTTCTGAATCCCAGGTCTCTCTAGGTACATCTCTCTGACTCTCCACAAACTCAGACGGCATGCTGAGTAGCTGCCCAGCTGCCTTTTTATGTGGTGCCCTAGACCGTGAGAATGTTCCAGAGACCCATCCAAGTTCTGGCATAGAAAAGGGGTCTGCTTTTGAGTCAGTACTCTTCTGTTGTGGAAGACCTACTAGAAGTTCCTCTGGGACATCTGCACCAGGCACTGCTGCAGGTTTTGCTCTGCCAAACCTGCGGTCACTTGATTTGTTAGCTTGCCTTACTTGTGCAGTAGGTACACCTGGAATACAGGAAGTTTGCTCAAGTATCAGAGCAACTATTTACTAAAAAGCCTGATGTTagccaattttttattttattgaccGCCTCAGTCATAATATATGCAGACCTTTAAACACAATGATACCATACTAACCCCAAATCCAGTTTTAGTGATGCTGTTTAAGAAAACTAACTTTAAAATAGGTTTTATGTTTAATTTGTGTGTTACTGGTAAGTAAAATAGATCAATGACAGATTAACCGTCTTTTTTTGTACAGTGGGTGATCTTTACTCCCATAAAACAACTGCTCTTGTAGTGAGAAATTACCAATATTTAGAAGAGGCATTAGGGATCCATTTTTCCTATTATCTTAGCAAGACAAGACAGCAGCTACACCAGTTACAACCCTCTAGTTTAGAAACTTTCCTTAATAGGAAACAGAAGCATAGTGGAAAGGTAAGGCTCAAGAAGAAAGCGTGTGGATGTAATGGGAAGAAAAAGCTAGAAGTAAGTTTCCCACAGCACCCGTAAAGCAGCGGAAGGCAAAACTTcatcaaaagaaaaattattttctgtactCAGACTTAGATAGCACTAGTTTCCTCAGTTATAAGCCATTAACTTGAGAGTGTCAGTCATTTCTTACATAGCCCTGGTCCCACAAATCAGCCTCCAGTCAGAAACATAAGCAATCTAGGCTCAATGAAGAGGTGAGTTAGTGGAGCAGGATAAAACTATGTTTTCCTCCTTCAGCTACACACCTCAATTTGGAAAAGGAATTTGCCATGATTATTTTACTAGAATCAAGGAACACTGGGTTTGTCTTAACACCAAAATAAGAGCCATGTTGGAAATGGCATtagaagagagggaaggagagtgtTTAAATgctttagcagtgaagacataagCCAGCCCCCAATGAAAATAATAGCAGCATCCAAATTTGGACTTGTAGTCCTGAAACCAAGGAGATTAAATCATTTAtagaggggacagggcagagacTGGAGGCAAAGTGCAAGCAGAATCATTGTGATGAATTCACAAAACAGCACAGTGCTGGCTGTAGAAAATCGCGTGCTTGCCCATGTGGCTGAAGGGTAAGACAAATGCAGctaggaggagaagaaaaaatggtattcagagagaaaacatattttaattcTAAATTCCAGCTACTGTCAAATCTCTACCTGTAGGTTCCAGTGGAGATTTCTCTTGTGGAGGTTCTGTATGGTGGGCATGACTAAGCTCAGCTTCTTCCTTCAGCTTCTCTACTATGGCCAGGTCAGCAGCCGGAGCTGTTTTTTCTGGAAGAGTTTCTTTAGTTTCTATTAATGTCAATAGTTCTTTTGCTTCCACTGGAATTGAAACACAAAAAACACAATAAGATGGGATGTTTCACATCTGATGAATGAGTGTAACCAATATTTTACACACAGGCATATAGAAAAGGGTACATTTTGGTTTAGAATACAGATGCAATTTACAAGATTCTGTAACCTGTCTACCTATATTCCTCCGTCAAATTTCCTTTGACAAATACCCTACCAAATGGTTGCAGTGTCAAAGGTGAAATATACAAGATTGTCTTTGCTATCTGAAGACAGGTCAAGCCTCTTTTCTtgaaggaaaaaatggttacccacctttttcgtaactgttgttcttcgagatgtgttgctcatgtccattccattctaggtgtgtgcgcaccCATGTGCGCGGACGGaaatttttgccttagcggtatccatagAGCCAGCTGTGCCACCCCCATGAGTGCAGCACTCACACGTTGGTATATCAGGTGCTGCcgatgccctctcagttccttcctgctgacaactccaacagaggggcaggagggtgggtaatggaatggacatgagcaacacatctcgaagaacaagagTTACAAAAACAGCGGGTAACTATTTTATTCAAATACTTGCTCATAttaattccattctaggtgactctcAAGCAATATCAATGAAGatgggctcagagttcacagtCTTGCAACACTACTCTGCCAAAGTCAGCATCGTCTCAAGCTTGCTGGGTAAGCGCATAAGGAGACACGAACATGTGGACAGATGACCAGGTAGCAGCCCTATAGATCTCTTGGATTGTGCCAGGAAAGCTGCAGGTGACGCTTGTGCCCTAGTcaagggcggcataccagtctcctggatacagggaggggatgatggaggtcaaggagaccatgcaaaacttcaacTTTATGAGAGACTTGTGGAGGTGacacaggtccaggatgggtctgaaGCCCCCTTTtgcctttgggattaggaagtagcGGGAATAGAACACTTGCATGTGCTGAGCGACCTCCTCCACTTCCCCCTGGAGCAGGAGGCCCTCAACCTCTTGAACAAGGAGGTGCTTGTGAGAAGGATCCATgaagaggggtgggtgggagggaggtgtgGTGGAAAATTGCAGGGTACAGCCCCAAGATACTATGTTCAGCACCCAGTGGTCTGAGGTGACCCGCAACTAGGCCAAACAGTAGGGACACAGACAGTCGAGGAAAGAACAATGTGAATCTGGGAAACTGACTGGGGTGTCACTCTGAAGCACACCATCAAAATGAGCGCTTCTGGCCCCCAGGATGCTTCGCCAGGCCGGGCTGTGCAGGAGGAGGAATGGCGGCAACGACAAACTCATGTCTCTATCCCTTCTCCTTGCAGACCCCTGAAGAGGCTGCCAAGGCCTTGGCGATGGGGGCAGCCAGAACTGCTTCCATGCAGACTGCTGTGTATGCATCCCCAGTGAGCAAAGGGTGGCCCAAGTGTCCTTCAACCCATGCAGCCTCATATCTGTCTATTTGGAGAAGAGACCGTTCTCATTGAATGGGAGGTCCTAGCTCAAGGTCTGCATCTCATGGTGAAGGCCGGCGGTCTGAAGCCAGCAGCTGCAACTCATAACCACCACCAATGCGACCACCCTGTCTGCCGAGTCCACCACATCCCACCCCATTTGGGGGGAGCTCCTTGCTGCCGCGGTGTCCTCATCTACCAGGGTGCCAAATTCTTGGGCCAAACCCTGTGGGAAGGACTCCTTGAACTTATGAAGGGAGCCCAATAAGTTAAAATTGGGTCTGCCCAAGAGGGCCTGATGGTTCACCACTGGAACTGTGTGCTGGCAATGGAATACATTTTTGTCCCAAAATGGCCCAGTCTTTTGGTCTCTATTTATGGGAGTTGAGCTGGTGTGCCCCTGCTTGTCTTTTTTGTTGGCTGCAGAGACAATGAACGAGCACGGAGGTGCTCTGTCATGCACTAGTAGTGCAACATggactggggaagaggcagagaggaagTTGAACAAAGTGTCCGCCTGCTCGGCCATCTGCTCCATCTCTAGGCCCAAGTTCTCAGCCATTCGTCGAAGAAGGGCCTGGCGTTCTTTAAAATCGTCCAGCAGGCCAGTCCTCGAGGGTCCCGCGACTGCCTCGTCCAGAGCTGAAGAAGTCGACTGTACCACCAAGCGAGGCCCCGGGGCATTATCCccgatgggggagggaggggtttagGGGTGGGTGCAGTGTCCTCTATCCCGACCTCTGAGCGCAACTCATGTACCAAGCCGGGTGCCATCAGTACTGCCAACTGTTGCTCCGAAGCACCAGCAGATGAGCAGTGTGAAGGGGACATCATCATGACCAGCACGCCCCATGTGATCCAACAAGGCCACTGTGCTGGCCACTGGCCATACTGCCAAGACAGCGCCGTCAATGTTGACGCAGCCCCAGGAGCCCAATCACGCTGCTGGAGTCTGGGCAAGGGGCTCAACTGCCCTTCCATGCCAGAGGAATCCCCTTCCGGTGACCACAGTGGGGCCATCGACATCTGCACCTGCCTGCTGACCATCGCCGCTAGAGACCGATGCCTGGAACTGGAGGATCAGTGCCGGTATCAAGGTGACTGGTGCTGCGGGGGACTGGAGTTGTAACGGGGAGTGCCCTCACAGGGAAGGCACAGAATCaaactatcagggttggaagtgacctcaggaggtcacctagtccaacctcctgctcgaagcaggaccaatccccaactaaatcatcccagccagggctttgtcaagcctgaccgtaaaaacttccaagaaaggagattccaccacctccctatgtaacgcattccagtgcttcaccaccctcctagtgaaaaagtttttcctaatatccaacctaaacctccctcactgcaacttgagaccattactcctcgttctgtcatctgctaccactgagaacagtctaggtccatcctctttggaaccccctttcaggtagttgaaagcagctatcaaatcccccctcattcttctcttccgcagactaaacaatcccagttccctcagcctctcctcataagtcatgcgctccagccccctaatcattgttgttgtcctctgctggactctttccaatttttccacatccttcttgtagtgtggggcccaaaactggacacactactccagatgaggcctcgccaatgtcaaatagaggggaacaatcaagtccctcgatctgctggcaatgcccctacttatacatcccaaaatgccattggccttcttggcaacaagggcacactgttgactcatatccagcttctccaccactgtaacccctaggtccttttctgcagaactgctgccgagccattcggtccctagtctgtagcggtgaatgggattcttccgtcgtaagtgcaggactctgcacttgtccttgttgaacctcatcagatttcttttggcccaatcctctaatttgtctaggtccctctgtatcctatccctaccctccagcgtatctatctctctcctcccagtttactgtcatctgcaaacttgctgagggtgcaatccacaccatcctccagatcattaataaagatattgaacaaaacaggcccaaggaccgacccttggggcactccacttgataccggctgtcaaataaacatggagccattgatcactacccgttgagccagaaaatctagccagctttctaaccaccttatagtccattcatccagcccatactactttaacttgctggcaaaaatactgtgggagaccgtgtcaaaagcctCGTCCAGAGATGAAGACGACAACTGTAGATCTGTGCCAAGAGGATGACCAAGATCTGCGCCAAGAGGATACTGGCAGGAGGGCAAACGATGCCAGTAGTATGGAAACTAGCGCCTCCCCCCTTAGGCAATCCACGTTGAGACGGCGGAGACCGCGATTGAGGTGCCTGTGACCAAGGGCAAGCCCCAGAGGATCTAGGCTGCAACTCTGGAGATCTGTGGCATGGAGGAAAGCACTACCTTGTCTTGGGGCATCGGCAGCACTCCACTGCCCTGAGAGCTCTTAGCTGCTGGCTTGATCTCGTAGGGAGCCTTTGATGTTTCCTGCGGCATTGGCAGTGCCAGCAGCGTGGGCGGAGACCTCTGCTCTCTCGTCACTGGGGGAGCTTGGGAAGGCGTCAGTGCCGTCAGGAGTTTGGGTCCCCTACTACTCCAAGGAGCCAGTGGTAGATCCTTTAAGGAGCTAAGGGCCCTGACTGGGGAGGCACGTACGCATGGCTTCGAAGTGGCTGGGCAGCCCGGACTGGGTCCTTTGCCCAATGTCCCATGGCTCTTCTTGCCTGGTGCCGAGGAGCCatgcttgttttctttttgggcaCAAGTGAGGGAGAGCAGTGCCGGGCGGAGCCAGGGGTGCACTGCGCACTGAAACCAAGGT is part of the Dermochelys coriacea isolate rDerCor1 chromosome 2, rDerCor1.pri.v4, whole genome shotgun sequence genome and encodes:
- the MAP4 gene encoding microtubule-associated protein 4 isoform X4, producing MADLDHNLSLADALTEPPAEIEEEVKRDFIATLEAEKFDDVVGETVGKTDYIPLLDDDDDAKAGSQEPKSKPHTDGGHVESTSAVGPAVLENGDHGIEDDSTVSPRELMGEKMSYKEFLDHDETWAMDDRDLCFESQSIFRPMEETEPFKMHREDVLSDMLLRPSGETHLPFTEHFEASEEVHAPHAAVMVPELPSLGSPYSPAEVIDPSAFMTLDSTTESLLNIAAPARVTVPEEHWLGVQYAVEGLDESSFVEPPEPTRLADVAEQYLPSPVAAAPSAVPSALTETIGETKATDTPQVELTASVPAVGEVSVQVMEQVSIPVVEELMVFEPSVEQHKSSLNEPPTVSSAPAEVMEQKMTVPEASTPGADSTLVEENKPSPSKHTEHLLKPNELLPELAVEAKELLTLIETKETLPEKTAPAADLAIVEKLKEEAELSHAHHTEPPQEKSPLEPTGVPTAQVRQANKSSDRRFGRAKPAAVPGADVPEELLVGLPQQKSTDSKADPFSMPELGWVSGTFSRSRAPHKKAAGQLLSMPSEFVESQRDVPRETWDSEGSPVIVKKKKKKPKQKRNHHPRTMELGDENVGVSKAPKVPLFAAEMQKPDIPFVLPAEGVKEHSTPSREGQRKGTSNVPRDAKVGTESHLLDDQNIISSPAAGQQSLKTEGPFKFLLDAKAGEVMKLGGMKDDSWLQSKSKTKQVPLEKLECKAEHTKMRDPASALTQTKPIEINFVEKSKKIECKHSDLKASLSKGINLNKVETPLEAKPVEISLIDENKEIKCVSPKRVAADETVPSEVQTPSGALVGEKPKKRGSDKKSRKTENGISKQPAVLEIKIDTTNLPAVAKSLDKSKETDSFDKSQETGSVTSEPPLETATDITKLPLLTLVSDKPKEGIAGKNKKADFSFSEQPFLLETKTDTAKLPAPAETADIANIDFTDESKQTGFTALDHPTVTDPNMALVTDKPKKRGSDGKNKKVKNSSEQPVLLEAERDPNKLPSVAETADKTKEIIFTDKDKETGFAIAEHSLENMTGPSTAKVADKPKKRTSDGKNKKAEKSYFQQPFFLEVKEDTSSLPAVMQKDDKTKKIFFTDKGKETDFTIAEHLLEGATATVKVQGPITTLVTEEPKNGMKSEKAEFSISEQPLLLETQTDAAKLSASAETISKTKEDSLMDKSIETEFTTDSSRALMTDKPKKKGSDRKGKKAEKISFEQHFLLETKTDTHKLPTVVEKAEKIKEMGFADIGKEPIFTTTGLQLDNLTDTTKVQVPTMKLITEKPKIKESNEKSFFEQLVPSDYEMDTAKSKTLFKTKETHSSDKGKETDFITSDHLLEDITDTAKAHIPITELVADKPKKRCNDGKSEKIENSSEHLAVLEAKTDSVKLPAVVEEADKIKETHSTDKGKETQFTTLEHLLEDITDAAKIQTPITPLVTGKLKENNENNTKADVGLEKPFLLETKVDAATLPGGADEIIDKTEAVTSTDKNKEAGFTILEHRTMIDPSPALVPNKCKKRGNDGKNKKTKNASEQPVLLESKTDKSKLQPPIVTDLEYQMEEMGLVDENQNIKNFSSEHQMLWDNKVDLFTPYTQSRAVGVDRVSKACSIEKNQGLASIFAEYPRKDDGSKVPLPPGVVLEGTNKESSTGDKREKNKHSHSEHSVNLEGEEAGVPAFTSVKEGDRIKVTSAGEKKKKGKWPSLDSPVKQDAKAGRDEVHTSILAEIDDKEISFTDEKQSTECASLEHLVKETDAIKGTIPTDAKVMDKMERSSYAGEKDVGCISPELTVQWENKAEAVVLQVLAAAVMVNRMKETELGERKKSEQSFPECPVSLEKKTDATEAAGVILRDAQTEEISPIDKIKGHSEHSEGDAADKIEAGLKDFQALKSEEDKCADLPQKKTDGSGQKVLKETKKEERVKATEQIKGYMRPTKSRGLPTPSPRPAVQDREKPRQLKANAKPEEIKPVELVTGNDITAPPNKELPPSPEKKIKPSASTPSAKPAATKTKPLSTTSPKRPASATPGQNKKPTSPTAGPTSATTPKRPATSTTRPSTLTPKDTKPKVTDAKSPDKRTSLSKPLSATTPRAAVKGSPATPRTTAASPITTASGLRNTATSPPKRPTSIKTETKLADARKTSAKSLSADLSRPKSAPANSAKSSATTPTATTPGTPVSPGVATSRPKPKPAAARPTTASSTTPEAKKTSTVKAPLKTSTVPKPPRPTSSVSASDLKNIRSKIGSTDNIKHQPGGGRAKVEKKPESAGAARKSEPNAVSKMATTKTTVTKEGAQKQPNGKVQIVSKKANYSHVQSKCGSKDNIKHVPGGGNVPNAQKPASGSRSQPSIAPKPSPGSTNVQIQSKKVDISKVSSKCGSKTNIKHKPGGGDVKIENQKLNFKEKAQAKVGSLDNVGHVPAGGTMKPEGSEEAALLAQAPQNGDVTEPQAGCEMQENGVGPTAPAVGGGGDQREIQSFGTQIQETN